The Agromyces sp. LHK192 genome includes a window with the following:
- a CDS encoding Stp1/IreP family PP2C-type Ser/Thr phosphatase yields MASVKASAAVSHVGRIRANNQDSGYAGHQLFFVADGMGGHAGGDVASAIATHRIAEADIDHPSPTEAAAALESALLAANRRITETVADHSELTGMGTTCSALIIEDSRAAIAHIGDSRIYLARSGELSQISTDHTFVQRLVDAGRITAEEAMVHPRRSVLMRVLGDVESSPEVDTLVLDTRPGDRWLLCSDGLSGVVSFDEIQQVLTSDAGAKQVADRLVKASLDGGAPDNVTVVVVDIGEPPAPDTPPLIVGSAAAPLAFGQPAEAPRSRGIFLTPFRPHPVQETHFEPDSEEFFDELIEEDARRRRRRRMVWGFWIVLLIAAIVAAFVLGYQWTQTRYYVGESNGRVAVFQGIQQDLGPISLHELHTETQLDVSELRAYDQQRVEQTITAGDLAEALLIVQRLEASLE; encoded by the coding sequence GTGGCCTCAGTCAAGGCGAGCGCTGCGGTCTCGCACGTCGGTCGGATCCGCGCGAACAACCAGGACTCCGGCTACGCCGGTCACCAGTTGTTCTTCGTGGCCGACGGCATGGGCGGTCACGCCGGGGGCGACGTCGCCAGTGCGATCGCGACCCACCGCATCGCCGAGGCCGACATCGACCACCCGAGCCCCACCGAGGCCGCCGCGGCCCTCGAGTCCGCGCTCCTCGCGGCGAACCGCCGCATCACCGAGACGGTCGCCGACCACTCCGAGCTCACCGGCATGGGCACCACGTGCAGCGCCCTCATCATCGAGGACAGCCGGGCCGCGATCGCGCACATCGGCGACTCGCGCATCTACCTCGCGCGCTCGGGCGAGCTCAGCCAGATCTCGACCGACCACACGTTCGTGCAGCGCCTCGTCGACGCGGGCCGCATCACCGCCGAGGAGGCGATGGTGCACCCTCGCCGGTCGGTCCTCATGCGGGTGCTCGGCGACGTCGAGTCCTCCCCCGAGGTCGACACGCTCGTGCTCGACACCCGCCCGGGCGACCGCTGGCTGCTCTGCTCCGACGGCCTGTCGGGCGTCGTGTCGTTCGACGAGATCCAGCAGGTGCTGACCTCCGACGCCGGTGCGAAGCAGGTCGCCGACCGCCTCGTGAAGGCCTCGCTCGACGGTGGCGCGCCCGACAACGTGACCGTCGTCGTCGTCGACATCGGCGAACCGCCCGCGCCCGATACGCCTCCGCTGATCGTCGGCTCGGCGGCAGCGCCGCTGGCGTTCGGCCAACCGGCCGAAGCACCGCGAAGCCGCGGCATCTTCCTGACCCCGTTCCGGCCGCACCCGGTGCAGGAGACCCACTTCGAGCCCGACTCCGAGGAGTTCTTCGACGAACTGATCGAAGAGGATGCCCGCCGCCGGCGCCGCCGCCGGATGGTCTGGGGGTTCTGGATCGTGCTGCTCATCGCCGCGATCGTCGCGGCGTTCGTGCTCGGCTACCAATGGACGCAGACCCGCTACTACGTCGGCGAGTCGAACGGCCGGGTCGCCGTCTTCCAGGGCATCCAGCAGGACCTCGGACCGATCTCGCTGCACGAGCTCCACACCGAGACGCAGCTCGACGTCTCCGAGCTCCGGGCCTACGACCAGCAGCGCGTCGAGCAGACCATCACCGCGGGCGACCTCGCCGAGGCGCTCCTCATCGTGCAGCGGCTGGAGGCCTCCCTTGAGTGA
- a CDS encoding glycoside hydrolase family 65 protein has protein sequence MRFADTDPLNRTRFPVDEWALVETDFGQDDQGRTETLFAVGNGYLGLRGNVEEGRDGHMHGTFVNGFHETWPIRHAEEAFGFARVGQTIVNAPDAKVIRLYVDDEPLVMTEAEILAYERRLDFRTGALIRSVEWRTPSGKRVLITSRRLVSFTDRHLALIDYEVELLDADAAITISSQILNRQDGRDEYRSGVTETSEGFDPRKADVFLDRVLQPRVKRHGDGRYVLGYQTTNSGMAIAIGAQHHIDTQSAYTESGSIGDDLAKHIYKIAGKRGEPVRVTKAVSYHTARKVPARELVDRCDRTLDRAEELGVARIFEHQRAWLDEFWTRSDVEVADQPVLQQAIRWNLFQLAQASARTDGGGVAAKGVSGSGYGGHYFWDSEVYVMPFLSYTTPNVARNVLRFRQKMLDAARARAIELNQLGALFPWRTINGQESSAYYAAGTAQYHIDADISYALMQYVTATGDEDFLARGAIDILVETARMWEDLGFWRTNADDVFHIHGVTGPDEYTTVVNDNLYTNVMARANLESAAKAVDSLQVHQPVEYRKLVDRLSVTPSEVAAWRRAGAHMHIPFDEKLGVHPQDSAFLEKELWDLEHTPDDRRPLLLHYHPLVIYRFQVLKQADVVLALFLQGDRFTTEQKLADFEYYDPLTTGDSTLSAVVQSIIAAEVGYHELALRYFRAALFVDLADLHHNAADGVHVASTGGVWGALAFGFGGFRDQGGKFTFDPRLPDGWGSLVFRITLRGTRLRVTVEHAAITFEIEDGDGADVSVRGTALHVEPGEPVRVALDGQGPRIIGSPTMRDMAGSRRADGTLLTASIPTLSLDVDADDSPIPVD, from the coding sequence ATGAGGTTCGCCGACACCGACCCGCTGAACCGCACCAGGTTCCCCGTCGACGAGTGGGCGCTCGTCGAGACGGACTTCGGGCAGGACGACCAGGGTCGCACCGAGACCCTGTTCGCGGTCGGCAACGGCTACCTCGGACTCCGCGGCAACGTCGAGGAGGGCCGCGACGGCCACATGCACGGCACGTTCGTGAACGGGTTCCACGAGACGTGGCCGATCCGGCACGCCGAGGAGGCGTTCGGCTTCGCGCGCGTCGGCCAGACGATCGTGAACGCGCCCGACGCGAAGGTGATCCGCCTGTATGTCGACGACGAGCCGCTCGTCATGACCGAGGCGGAGATCCTGGCGTACGAGCGTCGGCTCGACTTCCGCACCGGCGCGCTGATCCGCTCGGTCGAGTGGCGCACCCCCTCGGGCAAGCGCGTGCTCATCACGAGCCGCCGACTCGTGAGCTTCACCGACCGCCACCTCGCGCTCATCGACTACGAGGTCGAACTGCTCGACGCGGATGCCGCGATCACGATCTCCAGCCAGATCCTCAACCGCCAGGACGGCCGCGACGAATACCGCTCGGGCGTCACCGAGACGTCGGAGGGGTTCGACCCCCGCAAGGCCGACGTGTTCCTCGACCGCGTGCTGCAGCCGCGGGTGAAGCGCCACGGCGACGGGCGATACGTGCTCGGCTACCAGACCACCAACTCGGGCATGGCCATCGCGATCGGCGCCCAGCACCACATCGACACGCAGAGCGCGTACACCGAGTCCGGGTCGATCGGCGACGACCTCGCGAAGCACATCTACAAGATCGCCGGCAAGCGCGGCGAGCCGGTGCGCGTCACCAAGGCCGTGAGCTATCACACGGCCCGCAAGGTACCGGCCCGTGAACTGGTCGATCGGTGCGACCGCACCCTGGACCGCGCCGAGGAACTCGGGGTCGCGCGGATCTTCGAGCACCAGCGCGCGTGGCTCGACGAGTTCTGGACCCGCTCCGACGTCGAGGTCGCCGACCAGCCGGTGCTGCAGCAGGCGATCCGCTGGAACCTGTTCCAGCTCGCGCAGGCCTCCGCGCGCACGGACGGCGGCGGCGTCGCGGCGAAGGGCGTCTCGGGGTCGGGCTACGGCGGTCACTACTTCTGGGACTCCGAGGTCTACGTGATGCCGTTCCTCTCCTATACGACGCCGAACGTCGCGAGGAACGTGCTGCGGTTCCGGCAGAAGATGCTCGATGCCGCCAGGGCGCGCGCGATCGAACTCAACCAGCTCGGCGCGCTCTTCCCGTGGCGCACGATCAACGGGCAGGAGTCGAGCGCGTACTATGCGGCCGGCACCGCGCAGTACCACATCGACGCGGACATCTCGTATGCGCTCATGCAGTACGTCACCGCGACGGGCGACGAGGACTTCCTCGCCCGCGGCGCGATCGACATCCTCGTCGAGACGGCCCGCATGTGGGAGGACCTCGGCTTCTGGCGCACCAACGCCGACGACGTGTTCCACATCCACGGCGTCACCGGGCCCGACGAGTACACGACCGTCGTGAACGACAACCTCTACACGAACGTGATGGCGCGCGCGAACCTCGAGTCGGCCGCGAAGGCCGTCGACTCGCTGCAGGTGCACCAGCCCGTCGAGTACCGCAAGCTCGTCGATCGGCTCTCGGTGACGCCCTCCGAGGTGGCCGCGTGGCGCCGTGCCGGCGCGCACATGCACATCCCGTTCGACGAGAAGCTCGGCGTGCACCCGCAGGACTCCGCGTTCCTCGAGAAGGAGCTCTGGGACCTCGAGCACACCCCCGACGACCGGCGCCCGCTGCTGCTGCACTACCACCCGCTGGTCATCTACCGCTTCCAGGTGCTGAAGCAGGCCGATGTCGTGCTGGCGCTGTTCCTCCAGGGCGACCGGTTCACGACCGAGCAGAAGCTCGCCGACTTCGAGTACTACGACCCGCTGACCACGGGCGACTCGACGCTGTCGGCGGTCGTGCAGTCGATCATCGCGGCCGAGGTCGGCTACCACGAGCTCGCGCTGCGGTACTTCCGGGCGGCCCTGTTCGTGGACCTCGCCGACCTGCACCACAACGCGGCCGACGGCGTGCACGTCGCGTCGACGGGCGGCGTCTGGGGCGCGCTGGCGTTCGGCTTCGGGGGCTTCCGCGACCAGGGCGGGAAGTTCACCTTCGACCCGCGCCTGCCCGACGGCTGGGGCTCGCTGGTCTTCCGCATCACGCTCCGCGGCACGCGCCTCAGGGTCACGGTCGAGCACGCGGCGATCACCTTCGAGATCGAGGACGGCGACGGAGCGGATGTCTCGGTGCGCGGCACCGCCCTGCACGTGGAGCCCGGCGAACCCGTGCGCGTCGCGCTCGACGGGCAGGGGCCGCGGATCATCGGTTCGCCCACGATGCGGGATATGGCCGGCAGCCGCAGGGCCGACGGCACCCTGCTCACGGCGTCGATACCGACCCTGTCGCTGGACGTCGACGCAGACGATTCGCCGATTCCGGTGGACTGA
- a CDS encoding HAD-IA family hydrolase: MTRPDTSDDTTVTTTPPADADLSGIRGWLFDLDGVLTPTAIVHMHAWSRLFTPVLEEHGVAPYSDADYFAYIDGKPRYDGVRSLLESRGIELPEGEVTDSPDENTVHGLGNRKNRAFNATLAEEGVAAYPASVAFLDAVQAAGCLVAVVSSSKNAPAVLAAAGIADRFEVVVDGQVAAREGIPGKPFPDTYERGAALLGLPTAACAVVEDAESGVRAGASGDFGIVVGVDRGVGRDVLARLGADVVVDELDELIPAVERAGASIRSATRPPEDGATRPPEDVGEASDSTTSTTREDAE; this comes from the coding sequence GTGACCCGACCCGATACGAGCGACGACACCACCGTCACCACCACTCCCCCGGCCGACGCCGACCTGAGCGGCATCCGCGGGTGGCTGTTCGACCTCGACGGCGTGCTCACGCCGACGGCGATCGTGCACATGCACGCCTGGTCGCGGCTGTTCACGCCCGTCCTCGAGGAGCACGGCGTCGCCCCCTACTCCGACGCCGACTACTTCGCGTACATCGACGGCAAGCCCCGCTACGACGGCGTGCGTTCGCTGCTCGAGAGCCGTGGCATCGAGCTCCCCGAGGGCGAAGTGACCGACTCCCCCGACGAGAACACGGTGCACGGCCTCGGCAACCGCAAGAACCGGGCGTTCAACGCGACGCTCGCCGAGGAGGGCGTCGCCGCCTATCCGGCGTCGGTCGCGTTCCTCGACGCGGTGCAGGCGGCCGGATGCCTCGTCGCCGTCGTCTCGAGTTCGAAGAACGCGCCCGCCGTGCTCGCGGCTGCGGGCATCGCCGACCGGTTCGAGGTCGTCGTCGACGGCCAGGTCGCGGCGCGCGAGGGAATCCCCGGCAAGCCGTTCCCCGACACGTACGAGCGCGGCGCCGCGTTGCTCGGCCTGCCGACCGCGGCCTGCGCGGTCGTCGAAGACGCCGAGTCGGGCGTGCGGGCCGGGGCATCCGGTGACTTCGGCATCGTCGTGGGCGTCGATCGCGGCGTCGGACGCGACGTGCTCGCGCGCCTCGGCGCCGACGTGGTCGTCGACGAGCTCGACGAGCTGATCCCGGCCGTCGAGCGGGCCGGGGCCTCGATACGCTCCGCTACTCGACCGCCGGAAGACGGCGCTACTCGACCGCCGGAGGACGTGGGCGAGGCATCCGACAGCACCACCAGCACCACCCGAGAGGACGCCGAATGA
- a CDS encoding FHA domain-containing protein, with translation MSELTLLVLQFGFLLLMWLFVFAIVYALRSDLFGQRVRKLPDAAAAAAAPASPVASAFPSSSLSQAPTEAVNRPPAAETGQATAENAGRLVITSGQKAGAEFPLGRDEITIGRSSDSAIIIRDDYTSTHHARLMLWNGRWMLQDLDSTNGTFLDGSRVTVPTPVPLGATVKVGATTFELRR, from the coding sequence GTGAGCGAACTGACCCTCCTCGTCCTCCAATTCGGCTTCCTGCTGCTGATGTGGCTGTTCGTCTTCGCCATCGTCTACGCGCTGCGCAGCGACCTGTTCGGCCAGCGGGTCCGCAAGCTCCCCGATGCCGCGGCGGCCGCTGCGGCGCCGGCGTCCCCGGTCGCCTCCGCGTTCCCGTCGTCGTCGCTCTCGCAGGCGCCGACCGAGGCGGTCAACCGGCCGCCGGCCGCCGAGACCGGCCAGGCGACCGCCGAGAACGCGGGTCGACTCGTCATCACCTCCGGGCAGAAGGCGGGGGCGGAGTTCCCGCTCGGACGTGACGAGATCACGATCGGGCGATCGAGCGACTCGGCGATCATCATCCGTGACGACTACACGTCGACGCACCACGCCCGGCTCATGCTGTGGAACGGCCGCTGGATGCTGCAGGACCTCGATTCCACGAACGGCACGTTCCTCGACGGCTCCCGCGTGACCGTGCCGACCCCGGTGCCGCTCGGAGCCACCGTGAAGGTCGGGGCGACGACGTTCGAGCTGCGGCGGTAG
- a CDS encoding FtsW/RodA/SpoVE family cell cycle protein: MSERRTQTPPQGTTATPPSGVRRIRIPQKLRNLEFWLLAFACLINASAIFLVQLGALGTIDTQLILLGAGLSLLVFGLHIAMRYVARDADPFLLPIASVLNGIGIAMIYRIDIAEGDAGWESAAVRQIAWSAIAIICAIVTIILIRNHRVLFRYTYLAGLLAIVLLILPLVPGIGREVSGARVWISFGDFASFQPGEIAKIALAVFFAGYLVRNRDSLSMVGTTFLGMRFPRARDLGPLLVVWALSMAVIVFQRDLGTALLYFGLFLVMLYVATSRISWVLLGLTLFVGGALIASQTLDYVRNRFANWLDPFSDERFGADPGGSYQLVQGLFGLGNGGLIGTGWGQGRPDLTPVPQSDYIIASLGEELGLAGVFAILALYLLFVSRGFRIGFAGQDDFGKLLGVGLSFTVALQVFIVVGGVMRVIPLTGLTTPFLAAGGSSLVANWIIVALLLRLSDTIRNHPRLVIDG, from the coding sequence TTGAGTGAGCGCCGCACGCAGACCCCGCCGCAGGGCACCACCGCGACACCGCCGAGCGGTGTGCGACGCATCCGCATCCCGCAGAAGCTGCGGAACCTCGAGTTCTGGTTGCTCGCGTTCGCCTGCCTGATCAACGCATCCGCCATCTTCCTGGTGCAGCTCGGAGCGCTCGGCACCATCGACACGCAGCTGATCCTGCTCGGCGCCGGCCTGTCGCTGCTGGTGTTCGGCCTGCACATCGCGATGCGGTACGTGGCGCGTGACGCCGACCCGTTCCTTCTGCCGATCGCCTCGGTGCTCAACGGCATCGGCATCGCGATGATCTACCGGATCGACATCGCCGAGGGCGACGCCGGGTGGGAGTCCGCGGCCGTTCGCCAGATCGCGTGGAGCGCGATCGCGATCATCTGCGCGATCGTGACGATCATCCTCATCCGCAACCACCGGGTGCTGTTCCGGTACACGTACCTCGCGGGCCTCCTGGCCATCGTGCTCCTGATCCTGCCGCTCGTCCCCGGCATCGGCCGCGAGGTGTCCGGCGCCCGCGTCTGGATCTCCTTCGGCGACTTCGCCTCGTTCCAGCCCGGCGAGATCGCGAAGATCGCGCTGGCCGTGTTCTTCGCCGGGTACCTCGTGCGCAACCGCGACTCGCTGTCGATGGTCGGCACCACCTTCCTCGGCATGCGGTTCCCGCGCGCACGCGACCTCGGCCCGCTGCTGGTGGTCTGGGCGCTCTCGATGGCGGTCATCGTCTTCCAGCGCGACCTCGGCACCGCCCTCCTCTACTTCGGGCTCTTCCTCGTCATGCTCTACGTCGCGACGAGCCGGATCTCGTGGGTGCTGCTCGGCCTCACGCTGTTCGTCGGCGGTGCGCTCATCGCGTCGCAGACCCTCGACTACGTGCGCAACCGCTTCGCGAACTGGCTCGACCCGTTCAGCGACGAGCGGTTCGGCGCCGACCCCGGCGGCAGCTACCAGCTCGTGCAGGGCCTGTTCGGGCTCGGCAACGGCGGCCTCATCGGCACCGGCTGGGGGCAGGGCCGTCCCGACCTCACGCCCGTCCCGCAGAGCGACTACATCATCGCGAGCCTCGGCGAGGAGCTGGGCCTCGCGGGCGTGTTCGCGATCCTCGCGCTCTACCTGCTCTTCGTCTCCCGCGGATTCCGCATCGGCTTCGCCGGCCAGGACGACTTCGGCAAGCTCCTCGGCGTCGGCCTGTCCTTCACCGTCGCGCTGCAGGTCTTCATCGTGGTCGGCGGCGTGATGCGCGTCATCCCGCTCACCGGCCTCACGACGCCGTTCCTCGCGGCCGGCGGCTCGTCACTGGTCGCCAACTGGATCATCGTCGCGCTGCTGCTGCGGCTCTCCGACACGATCCGGAACCACCCGAGGCTGGTGATCGACGGATGA
- a CDS encoding GNAT family N-acetyltransferase translates to MDASAPLVRPARPEDARAMAEVIVRSWRETYRGLMPDRVLDDPGFVDVRERFWTTALTDDRHRDKRIAIAEVGDAVVGVAMAGPPEPPALPWRSHLYVLYVLAAHHGTGIGADLLDAVVPPGSSAALWVASENPRALAFYRKHGFVTDGTVQVDDGVRELRMVRAGD, encoded by the coding sequence ATGGATGCCTCCGCTCCGCTCGTCCGCCCCGCGAGGCCCGAGGACGCCCGCGCGATGGCCGAGGTCATCGTGCGGTCCTGGCGCGAGACGTACCGCGGGCTGATGCCCGATCGGGTACTCGACGACCCCGGGTTCGTCGACGTCCGCGAGCGGTTCTGGACCACCGCGCTGACCGACGATCGCCACCGCGACAAGCGGATCGCGATCGCGGAGGTCGGCGACGCGGTCGTCGGCGTGGCCATGGCCGGACCGCCGGAGCCGCCCGCGCTCCCGTGGCGATCGCACCTGTACGTGCTGTACGTGCTCGCCGCGCACCACGGCACCGGGATCGGCGCCGACCTGCTCGATGCGGTGGTGCCTCCCGGGTCATCGGCCGCCCTCTGGGTCGCGTCCGAGAACCCGCGTGCCCTGGCCTTCTACCGCAAGCACGGGTTCGTCACCGACGGCACCGTGCAGGTCGACGACGGGGTGCGTGAGCTGCGGATGGTGCGCGCCGGCGACTGA
- a CDS encoding GlsB/YeaQ/YmgE family stress response membrane protein — MGFLAFLILGLIAGAIAKLILPGKQGGGWLITLLLGVVGAILGGWLGSVLFGVGLEEFWDLSTWLLAIGGAIIVLLIYGLITRGSRKAA; from the coding sequence ATGGGTTTCCTCGCATTCCTCATCCTCGGCCTCATCGCCGGCGCCATCGCGAAGCTGATCCTGCCCGGCAAGCAGGGCGGCGGCTGGCTCATCACCCTGCTGCTCGGCGTCGTCGGCGCGATCCTCGGCGGATGGCTGGGCAGCGTGCTTTTCGGCGTGGGCCTCGAGGAGTTCTGGGACCTCAGCACCTGGCTGCTCGCGATCGGCGGCGCCATCATCGTGCTGCTGATCTACGGCCTCATCACGCGCGGCAGCCGCAAGGCGGCCTGA
- a CDS encoding epoxide hydrolase family protein, with protein MNAHTDTDLVPFRVDIPEADLADLHERLDRTRWPDPIPGRDDRTDFSRGIPNAYLRELADAWRTFDWREQEAALNEHEQYTTVVDGQTFHVVRVRSANPDATPLMLVHGWPGSFVEYQRLIPLLTDEFDLVMPSLPGFGFSNPLSSTGWELARTTEAFAEIMTRLGYDRFGVHGTDIGAGIAGRLAALYPDRVTGVHVGSDGNSLAMVGDQFPYPDGLTDEEKDEIAAIREREAADRGYFDLQNHKPDTIGPALVDSPVGQLAWIAEKFQGWTDPTRPTPDEAVDRDQLLTDISLYWFTKSGASSAQFYWESTHSGLDWLAGGDVPTAWSVFDTHPLMAKAFNAWGGIAQWREHESGGHFPAMEQPELLADDLREFFAGLRA; from the coding sequence ATGAACGCACACACCGACACCGACCTCGTCCCCTTCCGCGTCGACATCCCCGAGGCGGACCTCGCCGACCTGCACGAGCGGCTCGACCGCACGCGGTGGCCCGATCCGATCCCCGGCCGCGACGATCGCACGGACTTCAGCCGCGGCATCCCGAACGCGTACCTCCGCGAGCTCGCCGACGCATGGCGCACGTTCGATTGGCGTGAGCAGGAAGCCGCGCTCAACGAGCACGAGCAGTACACGACCGTCGTCGACGGCCAGACCTTCCACGTCGTGCGGGTGCGCTCGGCGAACCCCGACGCGACACCGCTGATGCTCGTGCACGGCTGGCCCGGTTCGTTCGTCGAGTACCAGCGGCTCATCCCGCTCCTGACCGACGAATTCGACCTGGTGATGCCATCGCTGCCCGGCTTCGGGTTCTCGAATCCCCTGTCGAGCACGGGATGGGAGCTCGCGCGGACGACCGAGGCGTTCGCCGAGATCATGACCCGGCTCGGCTACGACCGATTCGGCGTCCACGGCACCGACATCGGGGCGGGCATCGCCGGCCGGCTCGCGGCCCTGTACCCGGACCGCGTGACCGGCGTGCACGTCGGCAGCGACGGCAACTCGCTCGCGATGGTCGGCGACCAGTTCCCGTACCCCGACGGCCTGACCGACGAGGAGAAGGACGAGATCGCGGCGATCCGAGAGCGCGAGGCCGCCGACCGCGGCTACTTCGACCTGCAGAACCACAAGCCCGACACGATCGGGCCTGCGCTCGTCGACTCGCCCGTCGGGCAGCTGGCTTGGATCGCCGAGAAGTTCCAGGGCTGGACCGACCCGACCCGCCCGACCCCCGACGAGGCCGTCGACCGCGACCAACTGCTGACCGACATCAGCCTCTACTGGTTCACGAAGTCGGGCGCGTCGAGCGCGCAGTTCTACTGGGAGTCGACGCATTCCGGACTCGACTGGCTCGCCGGGGGCGACGTGCCGACCGCGTGGTCGGTCTTCGACACGCATCCGCTCATGGCGAAGGCGTTCAACGCGTGGGGCGGCATCGCGCAGTGGCGCGAGCACGAGTCGGGCGGGCACTTCCCGGCGATGGAGCAGCCGGAGCTGCTGGCCGACGACCTGCGGGAGTTCTTCGCCGGCCTTCGGGCCTGA
- a CDS encoding DUF3662 and FHA domain-containing protein, translating to MGLLDNFEKGLERAVNGAFAKTFRSGLQPVEITAALKREIDTKAAVVSRDRVLVPNSFTVRMSPEDHDRMTRLGPALTDELVDLVQKHAASQRFQFAGGVTLELLPDESLSVGMVQVDSSNVKGRVAWTPVLDVNGKRYPIIKGRTVIGRGSEADVTLDDTGASRRHAEVQWDGSRARVRDLGSTNGTQLNGAAVKEAVLEPDSVITIGRSRITFRVLAQSGGAQPGAQPGGARPGGAPGASQRSDLGGFWGPA from the coding sequence GTGGGCCTACTGGACAACTTCGAGAAAGGTCTCGAGCGCGCGGTGAACGGCGCCTTCGCGAAGACCTTCCGCTCGGGGCTGCAGCCGGTGGAGATCACCGCGGCGCTCAAGCGCGAGATCGACACGAAGGCCGCCGTCGTATCGCGCGACCGCGTGCTCGTTCCGAACAGCTTCACGGTGCGCATGTCCCCGGAGGACCACGATCGGATGACCCGCCTCGGCCCCGCGCTCACCGACGAACTCGTCGACCTGGTGCAGAAGCACGCGGCGAGCCAGCGCTTCCAGTTCGCCGGAGGCGTCACGCTCGAACTCCTGCCCGACGAGAGCCTCTCGGTCGGCATGGTGCAGGTCGACTCGTCGAACGTGAAGGGCCGCGTCGCGTGGACCCCGGTACTCGACGTGAACGGCAAGCGGTACCCGATCATCAAGGGTCGCACGGTCATCGGCCGCGGCAGCGAGGCCGACGTCACGCTCGACGACACCGGTGCGAGCCGCAGGCACGCCGAGGTGCAGTGGGACGGCTCGCGCGCCCGCGTGCGCGACCTCGGCTCGACGAACGGCACCCAGCTCAACGGCGCCGCGGTGAAGGAGGCCGTGCTCGAGCCGGACTCGGTGATCACGATCGGCCGGTCGCGGATCACCTTCCGCGTGCTCGCGCAGTCGGGCGGCGCCCAGCCCGGTGCCCAGCCCGGTGGCGCCCGCCCGGGCGGCGCGCCCGGCGCCTCGCAGCGCTCCGACCTCGGCGGATTCTGGGGGCCGGCGTGA
- a CDS encoding YafY family protein: MLDTSARLLKLLSLLQIPREWTGVELAERLEVSARTVRTDIGKLRELGYAVDARPGVAGGYRLVAGTAMPPLVLDDDEAVAIAIGLTTAMTRGIRLGESSVTALGKVEQVMPPHLRQRVDAARAATSVADDPDASLDVSVFSAIASAIRWNERLRFDYATHRGTPSRRLTEPHRLINWGSRWYLLAWDVERGDWRTFRADRIVPQPPTGVRFRPREIDEELVVAHVMRGVGRALWAYRARILVQAPAAEVEAKIGPPAVVTPVGERACEVEVGSDDPDRLALWITQLDAEIEVLEGDELIAAFARLAARLRRAAGAAGAAEG; this comes from the coding sequence ATGCTCGACACGTCCGCACGCCTCCTGAAGCTGCTCTCGCTGCTGCAGATCCCGCGCGAGTGGACGGGCGTCGAGCTCGCCGAGCGCCTCGAGGTGAGCGCGCGCACCGTGCGCACCGACATCGGCAAGCTGCGCGAACTCGGCTACGCCGTGGATGCCCGGCCGGGCGTCGCCGGCGGCTACCGCCTGGTCGCGGGCACGGCGATGCCCCCGCTCGTGCTCGACGACGACGAGGCGGTCGCCATCGCGATCGGACTCACGACGGCCATGACCCGCGGCATCCGCCTGGGTGAATCGTCGGTGACGGCGCTCGGCAAGGTCGAACAGGTGATGCCGCCGCACCTGCGGCAACGCGTGGACGCCGCCCGCGCTGCGACGAGCGTCGCGGACGACCCGGATGCCTCCCTCGACGTGTCCGTGTTCAGCGCGATCGCGTCGGCCATCCGCTGGAACGAGCGCCTCAGGTTCGACTACGCCACCCACCGCGGCACGCCGTCGCGTCGTCTCACCGAACCGCATCGGCTGATCAACTGGGGATCGCGCTGGTACCTGCTCGCGTGGGACGTCGAGCGCGGCGACTGGCGCACGTTCCGCGCCGATCGCATCGTGCCGCAGCCGCCGACCGGGGTGCGCTTCCGCCCTCGCGAGATCGACGAGGAACTGGTCGTCGCCCACGTCATGCGCGGCGTCGGGCGGGCGCTGTGGGCGTATCGCGCACGGATCCTCGTGCAGGCACCGGCCGCCGAGGTCGAGGCCAAGATCGGCCCACCCGCTGTGGTGACCCCGGTCGGCGAGCGCGCGTGCGAGGTCGAGGTCGGATCGGACGACCCCGACCGGCTCGCACTGTGGATCACCCAGCTCGACGCCGAGATCGAGGTGCTCGAAGGCGACGAGCTCATCGCCGCATTCGCCCGCCTCGCCGCGCGCCTGCGCCGCGCCGCGGGAGCCGCCGGAGCCGCCGAGGGCTGA